Proteins encoded within one genomic window of Phototrophicus methaneseepsis:
- a CDS encoding aminotransferase class IV, with translation MPCYIRRLTPDGLQPVNYEADSLAEAAQYEPDNGVYTVANSFNKTQVLKIDAHLDRLEDSARRANIPLQLDRQHLRSALRQMILEANFGDVRFRVTVSAQSPGTFILSIEPFAPPNTALIEQGVRCITAPNSARESAETKSTHWMHARKALQEAMPSDIYDTFLLDVNGYIMEGLGANFYAIFKDELRTANSGVLQGISRQIVLEVAPAIIHVNAKAVHKTQISRFTEAFLTSSSRGIIPVVEIDGIIIGDGKPGPNTLALRDAYQRWVHTHLEEL, from the coding sequence ATGCCATGTTACATCCGCCGCCTAACGCCAGACGGCTTGCAACCTGTGAATTACGAAGCGGATTCCCTGGCAGAGGCCGCCCAATATGAGCCCGATAATGGCGTTTATACCGTCGCCAACAGCTTTAATAAAACCCAGGTCTTGAAGATAGATGCACACCTAGACCGCCTGGAAGACTCCGCCAGACGAGCAAATATTCCCTTACAGCTTGATCGGCAGCATTTGCGCAGTGCCCTGCGCCAGATGATCTTAGAGGCTAACTTTGGCGATGTGCGATTCCGTGTGACAGTCAGTGCGCAATCGCCAGGGACATTCATTCTTTCGATAGAGCCCTTTGCACCGCCGAACACAGCCCTTATCGAACAAGGTGTACGCTGCATCACAGCCCCCAACAGCGCCCGTGAATCTGCGGAGACCAAATCCACCCATTGGATGCACGCCCGCAAAGCCTTACAGGAGGCCATGCCTTCCGATATTTATGACACCTTCCTGCTAGACGTCAATGGCTACATCATGGAAGGGTTGGGAGCCAACTTTTACGCCATCTTCAAAGACGAACTGCGCACAGCAAACAGCGGCGTCTTGCAGGGCATCTCACGTCAAATCGTGCTGGAAGTCGCCCCAGCTATTATCCATGTGAATGCCAAAGCCGTCCACAAAACGCAGATCAGCCGCTTTACAGAAGCCTTTTTAACCAGCAGCAGCCGGGGCATTATCCCTGTCGTGGAGATTGATGGCATCATCATCGGCGATGGCAAGCCGGGCCCGAACACACTCGCCCTACGTGATGCTTATCAGCGCTGGGTTCATACCCATCTGGAAGAGCTGTAA